Proteins from one Mesotoga infera genomic window:
- a CDS encoding segregation and condensation protein A, producing MEQLQLVFNLPEFEGPLDLLLYLAKKHRVDIRSIPITFIADEFIAYINKMKSLDMNIASDFLVMASTLMEMKSKALLPRLSDREAEAFENQQKELFRRVEEYQAVKELSKRFRIKLYDSYSYERAMAKPSVEADRSDELPDKLMAAFKSILKETALRDRVYTIVAESVRVEDRMKQIEELYERIELYEFLRELESRSEIIVSFLAVLELLKLNRYILESPDPLVIRRRSLER from the coding sequence GTGGAGCAGCTGCAGCTGGTCTTCAATTTACCGGAATTTGAGGGACCACTCGACCTGCTACTCTATTTGGCCAAAAAACACCGGGTCGATATTCGTTCGATACCGATAACCTTCATAGCCGACGAATTCATAGCCTACATTAACAAGATGAAATCTCTGGATATGAACATAGCCTCCGATTTCCTGGTCATGGCCTCAACCCTGATGGAAATGAAATCCAAAGCCCTACTTCCAAGGTTGAGCGACAGGGAGGCGGAGGCTTTCGAAAACCAGCAGAAGGAACTCTTCAGAAGGGTCGAAGAGTACCAGGCCGTGAAGGAGCTGTCCAAACGTTTTAGAATAAAGCTCTATGATTCATACAGCTACGAGAGGGCAATGGCGAAGCCCTCAGTTGAAGCTGATAGGAGCGACGAGCTTCCCGACAAGCTCATGGCCGCTTTCAAATCGATACTTAAAGAAACCGCTTTGAGAGACAGAGTGTACACGATAGTCGCCGAAAGCGTGAGGGTCGAAGACAGGATGAAGCAGATAGAGGAGCTTTACGAAAGGATAGAGCTGTACGAATTCTTGAGAGAGCTCGAAAGCAGGTCGGAAATAATAGTTTCCTTTCTCGCCGTCCTTGAGCTTCTAAAACTCAACAGGTACATATTAGAAAGTCCAGACCCTTTGGTAATCAGGAGGCGTTCACTTGAGCGATGA
- the trpS gene encoding tryptophan--tRNA ligase: MRILSGMRSTGRLHLGHFVTLEKWKELQDSGNDCFYFVANWHGLTSHIDSTENFREWTLDIIRTYIAVGLDPEKSVLFIQSAIKEHAELFVYFSMLIPVSRLERVPTYKDQKEQILDRDLSSGGFLLYPVLQAADILMYLANGVPVGEDQIYHVELTREVARKFNNQFGEVFPEPEPILAKVPRLPGTDGRKMSKSYNNFILIDTDEKELWKMLAPMMTDPARKRRTDPGDPEKCPVWDYHKAFTTSQSDKDWVVNGCKTASIGCLDCKKLLQKNLVTSLSPVWEKLAYLKDNPRVVDRIIEEGNSKARAIAQETMRKVLRATKLGW, translated from the coding sequence GTGCGGATTCTCAGTGGCATGCGCTCTACCGGCAGACTTCATCTGGGCCATTTTGTAACTCTTGAAAAGTGGAAGGAGCTTCAAGACAGCGGAAACGATTGCTTCTACTTTGTGGCCAACTGGCACGGGTTGACTTCTCATATAGACTCCACGGAAAACTTCAGGGAATGGACGCTGGATATAATCAGGACTTATATAGCGGTCGGGCTCGATCCCGAGAAGTCCGTTCTCTTCATACAATCGGCGATAAAGGAGCACGCCGAGCTCTTCGTATATTTCTCCATGCTGATCCCCGTATCGAGGCTCGAGAGAGTTCCCACCTACAAGGATCAAAAAGAGCAGATCTTGGACAGGGATCTCTCTAGCGGGGGCTTCCTGCTCTACCCTGTCCTGCAGGCTGCCGATATACTCATGTATCTCGCCAATGGCGTTCCCGTGGGAGAGGACCAGATCTATCACGTTGAGTTGACCAGGGAAGTGGCCCGAAAATTCAACAACCAGTTCGGCGAGGTCTTTCCCGAACCGGAGCCGATCCTGGCGAAGGTTCCCAGACTACCGGGCACCGACGGTCGAAAGATGTCCAAAAGCTACAACAACTTCATACTGATAGATACCGACGAGAAGGAACTATGGAAAATGCTGGCTCCAATGATGACCGATCCGGCCAGAAAGCGTAGAACCGACCCCGGCGACCCAGAAAAATGCCCGGTATGGGATTACCACAAAGCCTTCACCACCTCACAGAGCGATAAGGATTGGGTAGTGAACGGTTGTAAAACCGCAAGTATCGGCTGCCTCGACTGTAAAAAGCTGTTGCAGAAAAACCTTGTTACAAGCCTCTCTCCGGTCTGGGAGAAACTGGCTTATCTGAAGGACAACCCCCGGGTGGTCGATAGAATAATAGAGGAAGGCAACTCTAAAGCCCGTGCCATTGCGCAGGAAACTATGCGCAAGGTGTTGCGAGCGACGAAGCTGGGGTGGTAG
- a CDS encoding DUF4897 domain-containing protein produces the protein MKFNTLLIILVVVMVGMTAVNMFMAFNNRLDIETLSSSSNYKYDYEGRATLDIETEILFNKPNQMTQFLEQYEKPKEQQQADFQESITKFAESFNRIMTVEDFQSTATVLGTNRVKVVEHAVIAGFSAVEEGIVNTDMGDMEFDLTGVESSLTLEIPAGAKVVSVEPEPSSSIGGNIFIWSNTGKTPFPKIRFGQ, from the coding sequence ATGAAATTCAACACCCTTCTAATCATTCTCGTCGTGGTCATGGTCGGTATGACCGCCGTGAATATGTTTATGGCCTTCAACAACAGGCTGGATATCGAAACGCTTTCCTCTTCGAGCAACTATAAATACGATTATGAAGGTCGTGCCACGCTGGACATAGAGACGGAGATTCTCTTCAACAAACCCAATCAGATGACTCAATTTCTCGAGCAGTACGAAAAGCCCAAAGAGCAACAGCAGGCGGATTTTCAGGAGTCAATCACCAAGTTCGCCGAGAGTTTCAATAGGATCATGACGGTGGAAGATTTTCAGTCAACGGCAACGGTACTGGGTACAAACCGGGTAAAGGTGGTCGAGCACGCAGTGATTGCAGGCTTTTCCGCAGTTGAAGAAGGTATCGTGAATACAGATATGGGCGATATGGAGTTCGATCTCACCGGCGTCGAGTCGTCTCTGACCCTGGAGATCCCCGCCGGCGCGAAGGTTGTGAGTGTGGAGCCGGAACCGAGCTCCTCGATAGGAGGAAACATCTTCATATGGAGCAACACCGGAAAAACGCCCTTTCCGAAGATAAGGTTCGGCCAGTGA
- a CDS encoding SIR2 family NAD-dependent protein deacylase: MKTPTDEAVSFFELLKSSSKTVVLTGAGVSVASGIPDFRSSGGLYSKVSPEVFELDFFLGNPAAYYRIARERIHTMADRDPNPTHFMLSRLQREGMIGEIITQNIDGLQQRAGAKDVIELHGSVSSFSCMKCHRRYSRDELEKLLEESEIPLCSCSGLIKPDIVFFGEMLPAEAIRRAERAAVDSELFVAMGSSLVVYPAAQFPVMAKSSGATLAIVNRDSTGLDYMADHIFNVTLEKFSGEVLALLDARHQQ; this comes from the coding sequence GTGAAAACCCCGACCGATGAAGCGGTCTCTTTCTTCGAACTGCTGAAAAGTTCGAGCAAGACCGTCGTCCTGACCGGGGCCGGTGTCTCCGTAGCCAGCGGTATCCCCGATTTCAGGAGTTCGGGTGGGCTTTACAGCAAAGTCTCTCCTGAGGTCTTCGAGCTGGATTTCTTTCTGGGCAACCCCGCCGCTTATTACAGAATCGCCAGAGAGAGAATACATACGATGGCCGACAGAGATCCCAACCCCACTCATTTTATGCTTTCAAGGCTCCAGCGAGAGGGCATGATAGGAGAGATAATAACCCAGAACATAGACGGCCTGCAGCAACGCGCAGGTGCAAAAGATGTTATAGAACTTCATGGGAGTGTCTCTTCTTTCTCGTGCATGAAATGCCACAGGAGATATTCCAGAGACGAGCTGGAAAAACTTCTTGAAGAGAGCGAAATCCCCTTGTGTAGCTGCTCGGGGCTTATAAAGCCCGACATAGTTTTTTTCGGCGAGATGCTTCCTGCCGAGGCCATTCGAAGGGCCGAAAGGGCTGCGGTCGATTCAGAACTCTTCGTGGCGATGGGTTCTTCACTGGTAGTCTATCCGGCGGCTCAGTTCCCAGTGATGGCCAAGTCTTCCGGCGCGACTCTGGCAATAGTGAACAGGGATTCAACGGGCCTTGACTACATGGCCGATCACATATTCAACGTCACTCTCGAGAAGTTCTCCGGCGAGGTTCTCGCCCTTCTGGATGCGCGTCACCAACAATAA
- the pruA gene encoding L-glutamate gamma-semialdehyde dehydrogenase translates to MLEATNHMVIPPFRNESYIDPSDPGVREKMRSAIEALRSESKEYDLMVGGEPISTEKRILSRNPANPEEIVGRVSSANMGIVDKALNCAYKAFESWSMLPAYERVKPFLRAAEIMRQKRFELDATMILEVGKSWIEADADLAEAIDFLEFYSREALRYDEPQPVVQVPGEYNLLRYIPLGVGAVIPPWNFPCAIMVGMTTAAAVSGNCVLLKPASDSPVIAAKFVQILKEAGLPDGVVNFIPGSGGEIGDYIVENPAIRFVSFTGSKEVGLRINELAARHHVGQKWIKRVVLEMGGKDCVVVDESADLEAASNGAVASAFGFQGQKCSAGSRIIVVEDVYEKMVAMIKEKTEKLTVGDTTDPDNYMGPVINENAMKRILGYIDKGKSEGRLLTGGKRLDGTGFFIEPTVFFDVPPDAVIAQEEIFGPVTAVIKAKDFEDAMRIANGTEYGLTGSLYSKNRHRIERAKAIFHVGNLYFNRKCTGALVGVQPFGGFNMSGTDSKAGGRDYLLLFLQGKSISEKIIP, encoded by the coding sequence ATGCTGGAAGCAACCAACCATATGGTAATACCGCCGTTCCGTAACGAATCTTACATCGATCCCTCCGACCCGGGTGTGAGAGAGAAGATGCGGAGCGCGATAGAAGCGTTGAGGTCGGAAAGCAAGGAGTACGATTTAATGGTCGGAGGAGAGCCCATCTCAACCGAGAAGAGGATCCTCTCGCGCAACCCTGCCAACCCCGAAGAGATCGTTGGCAGAGTCTCTAGTGCCAACATGGGTATAGTCGATAAAGCGCTGAATTGCGCTTATAAAGCGTTCGAAAGTTGGAGCATGTTGCCGGCTTACGAAAGGGTCAAACCCTTCCTGAGGGCGGCGGAAATCATGCGTCAGAAGCGCTTTGAACTCGACGCCACGATGATACTGGAAGTTGGGAAGAGCTGGATAGAAGCCGACGCCGATCTCGCAGAGGCGATAGATTTCCTCGAGTTCTACAGCCGCGAGGCGCTACGCTATGACGAACCCCAACCGGTCGTTCAGGTTCCGGGAGAGTACAATCTGTTGCGGTACATACCACTTGGTGTCGGAGCGGTGATTCCACCCTGGAACTTTCCCTGTGCCATAATGGTCGGCATGACCACTGCCGCGGCCGTTTCCGGAAACTGCGTGCTGCTAAAGCCGGCATCGGATTCGCCGGTTATTGCCGCAAAATTCGTACAGATACTGAAGGAAGCCGGTCTGCCCGATGGTGTCGTAAACTTCATTCCCGGCTCCGGCGGAGAGATAGGCGATTACATAGTTGAAAATCCGGCCATCCGTTTCGTATCCTTCACCGGATCGAAAGAGGTCGGCCTGAGGATAAACGAACTGGCCGCCAGGCATCATGTTGGTCAGAAATGGATAAAGAGAGTTGTCCTGGAAATGGGTGGTAAAGACTGCGTCGTCGTTGACGAAAGCGCAGATCTCGAAGCCGCTTCAAATGGCGCCGTGGCGAGCGCATTCGGCTTTCAGGGACAGAAATGCTCTGCCGGGTCAAGGATAATCGTGGTCGAAGACGTTTACGAAAAGATGGTGGCGATGATCAAAGAAAAGACCGAGAAATTGACTGTCGGAGATACCACCGATCCTGACAACTACATGGGTCCGGTAATAAACGAAAACGCCATGAAGAGAATACTCGGCTATATAGATAAAGGAAAGAGCGAGGGAAGACTCCTGACAGGAGGCAAGCGCCTAGACGGGACGGGCTTCTTCATTGAGCCTACGGTTTTCTTCGACGTGCCGCCGGATGCTGTAATAGCGCAGGAGGAGATCTTCGGTCCCGTAACGGCTGTCATAAAGGCGAAAGACTTCGAAGACGCGATGAGAATCGCCAACGGAACGGAGTACGGACTTACCGGCTCTCTCTACAGCAAGAACAGGCATCGAATAGAGAGAGCAAAGGCCATTTTCCACGTGGGTAACCTCTACTTCAACAGGAAATGTACCGGCGCCCTGGTGGGAGTGCAACCCTTCGGAGGTTTCAATATGTCCGGTACCGATTCAAAGGCCGGCGGTAGAGATTATCTTCTGCTCTTCCTCCAGGGAAAGTCGATAAGTGAAAAGATCATACCCTAA
- a CDS encoding NAD(P)/FAD-dependent oxidoreductase has protein sequence MKNKARVTIIGGGVVGSATAYYLAKNGLTDVVLLERDYLSSGSTGRCGGGIRQQWSERMNVRLAMRSVEHFKNFEKEVGLDIEYFQGGYLLLAYNEEEEALFKKNVAMQQEEGLDVVLLSREETTRKFPFMNLEGLKLSAYCPSDGHANPHLTTFGYARAAEKMGVEVVTHTQAKRVLLENGKIKTVVTDRGEIETGIVVNAAGGYSHQVGEMVGLNLPTESYRHQIFVTEPLEHILDPLVISFVNNFYIRQTESGNFIMGQGDRDELPGLEITPTWKFLKEMSDKMPRFFPFLRDVRILRHWAGLYNMSPDAQPIIDRSNEVEDFYFAIGFSGHGFMLAPAVGEALAEWIVFGEPRSVDISNLSLQRFERGFTREKNVV, from the coding sequence ATGAAAAATAAGGCGCGCGTAACGATAATCGGTGGCGGCGTCGTCGGCTCTGCCACTGCCTACTATTTGGCTAAAAACGGACTCACAGATGTGGTACTTCTCGAAAGAGATTACCTCTCTTCCGGCTCTACCGGAAGGTGCGGCGGGGGGATCAGGCAGCAGTGGTCGGAAAGAATGAACGTCCGGCTGGCCATGAGAAGCGTCGAACACTTCAAAAACTTCGAGAAAGAAGTCGGACTGGACATCGAATACTTTCAGGGAGGTTACCTGCTTCTAGCGTACAACGAAGAGGAGGAGGCGCTCTTTAAGAAGAATGTCGCCATGCAGCAGGAAGAGGGACTCGATGTCGTCCTGCTCTCACGGGAAGAGACGACCAGGAAATTTCCCTTCATGAACCTTGAAGGTCTGAAACTGTCGGCGTACTGTCCGAGCGACGGCCACGCCAATCCCCATCTGACTACCTTCGGCTATGCCAGGGCCGCCGAGAAAATGGGTGTAGAGGTAGTGACTCATACACAAGCAAAGAGAGTGCTGTTAGAGAACGGCAAGATCAAGACCGTCGTTACGGACAGGGGAGAGATCGAGACGGGGATTGTGGTCAACGCCGCGGGCGGGTACTCGCACCAGGTGGGAGAAATGGTCGGACTAAACCTTCCAACCGAATCCTACAGACATCAGATATTCGTCACCGAACCTCTGGAGCACATTCTCGACCCTCTGGTCATAAGCTTCGTGAACAATTTCTATATAAGGCAAACCGAATCGGGAAATTTCATCATGGGTCAGGGTGACAGGGACGAGCTTCCGGGATTGGAAATAACACCGACCTGGAAGTTCCTCAAGGAGATGTCTGACAAAATGCCGCGGTTCTTTCCGTTTCTTAGGGATGTGAGGATCCTGAGACACTGGGCCGGACTCTACAATATGTCCCCCGATGCGCAACCGATAATAGACAGGTCGAACGAAGTGGAGGACTTCTACTTTGCGATAGGCTTCTCGGGCCACGGTTTCATGCTCGCGCCGGCGGTCGGAGAGGCCCTGGCCGAATGGATAGTCTTTGGCGAGCCCAGGAGCGTGGATATATCCAACCTGAGCCTGCAGAGATTCGAGCGTGGCTTCACCAGAGAGAAAAACGTAGTATAG